One genomic window of Arachis hypogaea cultivar Tifrunner chromosome 8, arahy.Tifrunner.gnm2.J5K5, whole genome shotgun sequence includes the following:
- the LOC112705749 gene encoding uncharacterized protein codes for MTGLPGNGDSVTLDMLKEKMAQFAKERDWDQFHSPRNLLLALVGEVGELSEIFQWKGEVPKGLPDWKEEEKVHLGEELSDVLLYLVRLSDICGIDLGNAALRKVQLNAIKYPAKDEGCSTKQIHGTSTEAD; via the exons ATGACTGGGCTTCCTGGAAATGGTGATTCTGTTACCCTTGACATGCTTAAAGAGAAAATGGCTCAGTTTGCTAAGGAGAGGGACTGGGACCAGTTTCATAGTCCAAGGAACCttcttttggctttg GTGGGTGAGGTTGGAGAATTGTCTGAGATATTTCAGTGGAAGGGTGAGGTTCCAAAGGGACTTCCAGATtggaaagaagaggaaaaggtaCACCTTGGTGAAGAGCTTTCAGATGTATTGCTTTATCTTGTGAGGCTCTCTGACATATGTGGTATTGATCTTGGAAACGCTGCACTGAGAAAGGTTCAACTCAATGCCATAAAGTACCCAGCAAAAGATGAGGGTTGTTCAACCAAGCAGATTCATGGCACTAGCACTGAAGCTGATTGA